Genomic DNA from Amycolatopsis alba DSM 44262:
AGGTCGACGGCCGGGCCGGCGTTCACCACGCCGCTGCGCACGGCCTCGCCCGTCCTCAGGACCGGTTCCGCCTCGCCCGTCAAGGCCGACTCGTCGAATGTCCCCTCCCCCTGCACCATCCCGTCCACCGGCACCACCTCACCGGACAGGACGACCACGCGGTCGCCCGAGCGCACGTCGCCGACCGGAACCGTGTCCACCGGCGCGTCGTCGGTGTCGCCGCGGCGGAGATGGGCCGACGTCGGTGCCCTGGCCAGCAAAGCGGACAGATCCCGGCCCGCCCGGCGCTCGGCCGCGGCTTCCAGCACACGGCCGGTCGCGATCATCGTGGCGATGATCGCCCCGGCGAGGTACTCCCCGACCGCGACGGCACCGACGAGCGCGAGTATCGCGAGCTGATCGGCGCCCCAGCGACCCGCCCGCAGGTCGGCGAGCACCCAGACCGTGGCGGGGACGACCATCAGGACCGTGGCGGCGGCCCACAACACCGCGGCCGGCGCCGGTCCCGAGAGCCTGGCGAGCCCGCCCGCGGCGAGCAACGCCGTCACCCCGCCGAGGAGCAGGGCCTCCTTGGACGGGCGCCCCCGGATCACCCGGCCGGCCTGTTCGCCTCGTCGTCCCACGTGTACTCCACCCGGTCGATGACGTCCACGACTCCGGCCACCCGGCGGATCAACGCGTCGAGGAGGACGGACTGGCTCCGGCGTTCGACCGTTCCCGTCAAGGTGACGATGCCGTCGGTGACCTGAGCGCGGACCTGGCCTCGAGACGGTCGCCGGATCAACACCAAGAGGTCTTGATCGACTTCTCCACGGATGTCCGCGTCGGTGCGGACGAGAGCCCGGACCAGGTCGGCCCGGCTGACGATTCCGCTGAGTTTCCCGTAGCGATCCACCACGGGCAGTCGCTTCACCCGGTGCCCCACCATCAGCCTCGCGGCCTCCTGCAGAGGCTTGTCCGCTTCGACCGTCACCGCGGGAGCCGTCATCACGTCCTCGGCCGCCCGCACGACAGATGCACCTTCGGCCTGCTTCAGCAACAAGTCCGCCTCGGACACGACACCCACGACATCACGATCGTGATCGACGACCGGAACGGCGCTGATGCCCCGGCCGGCCAGGATCCTCGTGATGTCGGCGATCGGCGTGGACTTGCGGACCGAGTGGACGCCTAGGGTCATGACGTCGCCGACCGTGGTTCCGGTCACGACGGCACTTCCTCGTCTTCCTCGGCGGGCTCCTCCTGCTTGTGCTCGCGGTAGGACTCGGCGGCGAAGTACCGCCTCATCGCGGCTTCGGCGAGCTCGGCCGAAGACCGTGAAGATCCCGAGCCCGCGGCTATCGCCTGACGCGCCTCTCGTGCGGCGCGGGCGCTTTCGACGTCGTTCATGCCCCATCTCCTTCCAGCAAAAGCGATTCCGCTGTCCCGGCGGCGCCGAGAAGCACGACATCGGACCGGACGACGGCGACCGGGCAGGGTGCGCGGCCGGTCAGGTCCTGGCTCACTGATCCGAAAAGCAGTCCCGTGAACGCGTTCCGGCCCCGGGTGCCGACGACTATCAGGACGGCCCGTTCGCCGTACTCTTTGAGCACCTTGGCCGGTCTTCCCCGGACCACGAGACAGTCGAAGGGGACGCCGGGGAACCAGTCCGCGACCGTCGCCACCTTCGTCTCCAGCGCCTGCCGCTCGGCGTCCTGCACGGTCACGGAGTCGGCGAGGTTCAGGTCACTCCAGGTCCGGAGCACGGTCACCGACGTCCCCAGTCGCGCCGCCTCCTCGAAGGCGAAGCGCACGGCGAACGCCGAGGCCTGCCAACTGTCGACACCCACCACGACCGGCCCGGACCGCGAACGCGCGCCGCGGACGACCACCAGCGGGCACCGCCCGTGGACCGCCACGGCGAGGGCGGACGAACCCAGCACCAACCGGCCGACGCCGTCCAGACCACGAGTACCGACGGCGAGCACGAGTGCGTGTTTCGATTCGTCGATCAGCACCGGCCGAGGATCACCTTCCCGCACCTCGGTCTCGATCTCCAGACTCGGAGCGACCGCCCATGCCGCCAGCTTCGCCAGCCGAAGCCGCTTCACGGCGGTCTCGCGTAGGGCCTCACGCACTTCCGCGGCGGTGACTTCGAGATTCGGGTAGTCGTCCCCGGTCGAAAAATAGGCGTGGACAAGCCTCAGTGAGGTTTCTCGCCGCACCGCCTCTCCGGCCGCCCAGCGCACCGCCTCCGTCGCCGACTCCGAGCCGTCGACGCCGACGACCACCGGCTTGGTCCCACCCCAACGTCCGGACACGGTGACCGCCCGCCCTTCCTCTCGGCTCATCCCAGGTTGCGCCCGGCGCGGTATCGCGGGGCAGTGCCCGGCGTCCCCGTCCGGCAGGTCCTTGGCACGTCCGGAGAGGGACGTTCTGCTCTAACCCGGACACCACGACCGGCGAATCGTTGGTCGCCCCGGACCAGGAGGAGCCGATGACCACGAACCGTGCCGAAACCGCCGGATCGCCGGCTGACCGTTACACCCCGGATCCCGACTTCAGCGAGTGGCTCCGGGTCGAAGCGGGCGAGTTCGCCGGCTTCGGCGAGCCGGGCTACGGGAAGATCGTGCTGTCCCTGTCCGTCCGCTCCTACGGTGACCGCCACAGCCTGCTCACCTACGACATCAGGGTCACCCTCACCGATTCCGTGAGCCTGTCTCGTTTCCGGCGGTACTGGATGGTGGCGTCACCGCTGATCAAGAACATCCACGGCGCCACCCTGCGCGCGATCGCGCGGGACGCCGAACACGCCGAGACCGGGACGTCGTGAACGGCGAAGGCACGGACGTGGTGAACGCGCGACTGATCGACCGCTTCGCACCGCGTGCGGACTTCATCCTGGCCGAGGAGCTACTCCTCAGCGCGGCGGCCACCGCCGCCTATCGCGCGATCGGTGAACTCCGCGACGCCGACCTGGAGTCCCCGGTTATCCGCCTGCTCTTCCGCGCGCGCGATCTTCCCGGCTACGTCCGGTCGCACGGACACGTCACCGATCTCGGGGAGATCCTCCTCGGCGGCAAGGGCATCCTGCTCGGCGAGCGACCTGGACGGGAGATCGTCCTCGGCGCCGCAGGACGATTCTGGAGCCCCGTACCCGAGTGGTACGAAGTCACTCCGGAGACCTTCCGCGACTTCGCCCACGCTCGCGGTGGCACGATCGCGATGGCCTTCCTCGTGGATCCCTTGGCCGAAATCGGCTGCCGCGTGACGATCGAAACGAGGATCACCGTGGCCGACCCGGCCGCCCGGCGCACCGCGTCCCTCTACTGGCGTTCGATCCGGCCTGCCGCCTGGCTCACCACCCGTGGTCTCCTCGCCGCCATCGCAGCGCGCGCAACGGCCCTCACGCCTTCGTGAGCACCGCGGCGTCCGCGGTCGCCGCGGCGAGCGCGCCGACCAGGCGATGCGGATCCGGAAGAAGTTTCCGGTCCGTCCCGAATCCGAAGTGGACGGAACCCGCGTAGCTGAACACACAGACGGTGACCGCCTGAGGCCCGCTGCACGGCGCCCACCCGACAATGCCGTCGACCCGGACACCGGCCAGCGCCATCGGGCGACGCGGTCCGGGCACGTTGGTCAGCACCCCCGTCGCCTTGCCGGCGAAGAAGCGGGTCAGCGGCTCCGACAGGCTCTCCGGCATACGACCCGAGAGCCACTGGATCCCGAAGGTCAGCATCGGCTCGTAGGACTCGCGAATTCGCTGCACCCTTCGGTGCACGCCGTCGAGACGCTCCCGAAAACCTTTCTCCGCCAGAGGGAATCCGGCGAGGACGAGAGCGAAGTCATTGCCGAGCCTGGGTGGCAGGCCGGCGTCGAACCCCGACCGGCTCACCGGGAGAAGCCAGTTCAGGTCGATCGGCGCCACGACACCGTCACGATCCCGCGCGTACCGTTCGAAGGCGGCCATCACCAAGGCCACGCAAACGTCGTTGACGCTGGTCCCGGTCGCGCGCGCCACCGCCGTGATCAGGTCGAGCGGGATGGCGTCACCCCAGGCGGCCGTTTTCTCCTCGGCGGGCTCCCCGGCCCACAGCGCATCGGCCCGCGCGGGGCTCGCGAGCTTCACCACACCACCCGCGGTGTTCCGCAGGGTGAATCCTCGAGAAACCAGGAACTTCAGTAGCCCCGCCGGTCCGCGAGGAAGCGTGGAGGTCGCCAGTTCGCCCACCGCCCCGGCCAGGCCGGCGACACCGGTCAGGCCGAGAACCGGCCACGCCACCGCCGCACGGGCCAGCGGCCCCGCTCGCCCGGCCACCCGATCCAGCCGGTCACCCAGCCCGCCGAACATTTCCACGACATTCGCGGCGGCCCTGGACATCGCTCGTGAACCTCCGGGCGCCTGTGGCCTCGTCCCGCCGACCTGGACCGGCCGGGAGTCCTCGTCCTCGATCGGATCGAGAAGGCCGAAAAGTACCTGGATCAACCGGATCCCGTCCGCCATGGCATGGTGCGACCGCATCAGCACGGCGCTGCCGGTCCCGTATCCCTGCAGCAGCTCCATCGTCCACAAGGGATGATCGGGATCGAAGGGAAGTGCCCGGCGAGCGGCGACCAACTCCTGCAGCTCTTCCCTTGCGCCCGGCGCAGGCACCCTTCCCACCGTCAGATGCCTGTCGAGGCTGAAGTCCACATCGGTCTCCCAGAACCAGTCACCTCCTTCACAGACCGGTCGCTGGGTGAACACCGGGTATCTGCCGAGCAGCCGGTCCGCGACCACCCGCGCGAGGCCTTTTGGAGTCACCTCGTCCGCCGTCCACAGCACGGAGGTGATGGTCATCAGATTCGCCGGATCATCCAGTTTCAGCCACAGCCGGTCGTGTGGCGCGAGCGGACGGCGCAAGGAGCTCACGGCTTGTGCCGAGTGGCGATGGCCTCCTGTACGGCGAGGAGCCGGGCACGTTGAGCCTCGTCGGCTGCGTTCTGGTCGGCTTCGGTGACGATCACCGCGTCCGGTCCGGGAAAGACCGTGGAGACATGGTCGTCCTGTATCCAGCGCACCACGTACGGAGGCGAGCCGTCCGGCGAGCGGACCTCGATGATGAGTCCCCGCTGATCCGTCTTGCCGACGATCGGTCCCTTGATGACCAGCCAGTCACCTTGACGAGCATGCATGTCACTCCCTTCCGACCGGTCTTTTCCCTTGCCACGGGGAATGTTCTCCACCGTGCTGAGCCACCTGTGACGCTCACCCGCCCGCTTTCGCGGTGAGCAGGCGGCCGAGCCCGGCTCCCCAGGCTTCCGCCCGCTCTCGCTCTCCCTCACGGAGGGCAGTGGTCCCTTTGCTCACGTCCACGAAGAAGCTCTCGGACGGTACGAGCGGAACGCCGCCATGTCGCCGCAGGACCTTTTCCGCGCCGCGGGCGGCGGAACCGGTGAGCCAGCGTGGTTTGGCCATCCTCGTGTCGAAGACCGCCACCGGTATCCGCGTCT
This window encodes:
- a CDS encoding CBS domain-containing protein, with the protein product MTGTTVGDVMTLGVHSVRKSTPIADITRILAGRGISAVPVVDHDRDVVGVVSEADLLLKQAEGASVVRAAEDVMTAPAVTVEADKPLQEAARLMVGHRVKRLPVVDRYGKLSGIVSRADLVRALVRTDADIRGEVDQDLLVLIRRPSRGQVRAQVTDGIVTLTGTVERRSQSVLLDALIRRVAGVVDVIDRVEYTWDDEANRPAG
- a CDS encoding universal stress protein produces the protein MSREEGRAVTVSGRWGGTKPVVVGVDGSESATEAVRWAAGEAVRRETSLRLVHAYFSTGDDYPNLEVTAAEVREALRETAVKRLRLAKLAAWAVAPSLEIETEVREGDPRPVLIDESKHALVLAVGTRGLDGVGRLVLGSSALAVAVHGRCPLVVVRGARSRSGPVVVGVDSWQASAFAVRFAFEEAARLGTSVTVLRTWSDLNLADSVTVQDAERQALETKVATVADWFPGVPFDCLVVRGRPAKVLKEYGERAVLIVVGTRGRNAFTGLLFGSVSQDLTGRAPCPVAVVRSDVVLLGAAGTAESLLLEGDGA
- a CDS encoding WS/DGAT domain-containing protein, coding for MSSLRRPLAPHDRLWLKLDDPANLMTITSVLWTADEVTPKGLARVVADRLLGRYPVFTQRPVCEGGDWFWETDVDFSLDRHLTVGRVPAPGAREELQELVAARRALPFDPDHPLWTMELLQGYGTGSAVLMRSHHAMADGIRLIQVLFGLLDPIEDEDSRPVQVGGTRPQAPGGSRAMSRAAANVVEMFGGLGDRLDRVAGRAGPLARAAVAWPVLGLTGVAGLAGAVGELATSTLPRGPAGLLKFLVSRGFTLRNTAGGVVKLASPARADALWAGEPAEEKTAAWGDAIPLDLITAVARATGTSVNDVCVALVMAAFERYARDRDGVVAPIDLNWLLPVSRSGFDAGLPPRLGNDFALVLAGFPLAEKGFRERLDGVHRRVQRIRESYEPMLTFGIQWLSGRMPESLSEPLTRFFAGKATGVLTNVPGPRRPMALAGVRVDGIVGWAPCSGPQAVTVCVFSYAGSVHFGFGTDRKLLPDPHRLVGALAAATADAAVLTKA
- a CDS encoding DUF1918 domain-containing protein; amino-acid sequence: MHARQGDWLVIKGPIVGKTDQRGLIIEVRSPDGSPPYVVRWIQDDHVSTVFPGPDAVIVTEADQNAADEAQRARLLAVQEAIATRHKP